A genomic region of Eucalyptus grandis isolate ANBG69807.140 chromosome 5, ASM1654582v1, whole genome shotgun sequence contains the following coding sequences:
- the LOC104445772 gene encoding LOW QUALITY PROTEIN: laccase-14 (The sequence of the model RefSeq protein was modified relative to this genomic sequence to represent the inferred CDS: inserted 1 base in 1 codon), with protein sequence MLMHGVRQIRYPWSDGSEYVTQCPIPTNSSFLQKIKLTEEEGTLWRHAHSDWSRATIHGPIIILPVNDTNYPYEFDDQHTIVISEWYSRDTKDIIDEALASGGDPDLSVAYTINGQLGDSYSCSNGSAYNITVVQGKTYLLRIIHSGLNEEMFFGIAEHNLTVVGMDGAYLKPLNTEYLMITPGQTMDVLVSANQALGRYYMVFSPFVDTTAPSNENVTRGIFQYNGTYNHSETPVLPELPGFTNKSDAGNFTIQLRSLNSEEHPSTVPANITRNITITVSVNQQPCPANQTCTGPDGSMHSASLNNISFLAPSISILQAYYNNLLGVYNETFPDEPPFMFDYTGNVSALGEAANVSTEVLMINYNEEVEIRFQGTNLGAAENHPMHLHGYSFYVVGMGDGNFSDSYVSDYNLVDPPYVNTVGLPKNGWTSIRFKADNPGVWFMHCHLERHASXGMDTVLIVGDGKLKHQKVYPPPSYMPPCTVS encoded by the exons ATGTTAAT GCATGGAGTGAGACAAATACGGTATCCTTGGTCTGATGGCTCGGAATATGTCACGCAATGCCCCATCCCTACAAACTCAAGCTTCCTTCAGAAAATCAAACTCACCGAGGAAGAGGGCACGTTGTGGAGGCACGCCCACAGCGACTGGTCACGTGCCACAATACATGGTCCTATAATCATTTTGCCAGTCAACGACACCAACTACCCTTATGAGTTTGACGACCAACACACAATCGTGATAT CTGAATGGTATTCAAGAGATACGAAGGACATAATCGATGAGGCTCTTGCATCTGGAGGTGATCCAGACTTGTCCGTGGCTTATACCATCAATGGTCAACTAGGAGATAGTTATTCATGCTCTAATG GTTCAGCGTACAATATAACAGTTGTGCAAGGAAAAACGTATCTCCTCCGGATCATCCACTCCGGGTTGAATGAAGAGATGTTCTTTGGCATAGCCGAGCACAATCTCACTGTGGTTGGAATGGATGGAGCTTATTTAAAGCCGCTTAATACTGAGTACCTCATGATAACTCCCGGTCAAACGATGGATGTTTTGGTCTCGGCAAACCAAGCCCTCGGTCGTTACTATATGGTTTTCAGTCCGTTCGTGGACACAACTGCCCCGTCCAACGAAAATGTTACGAGAGGAATATTCCAATACAACGGCACTTATAACCACTCAGAGACTCCCGTGTTACCTGAACTTCCAGGTTTTACCAATAAGAGTGACGCTGGAAACTTTACTATTCAGTTGAGGAGTTTGAATAGCGAAGAACATCCATCCACGGTTCCAGCCAACATCACAAGAAACATTACAATCACAGTGTCCGTGAATCAGCAACCTTGTCCTGCTAATCAAACGTGTACCGGTCCAGACGGCTCTATGCATTCAGCAAGCTTGAACAACATAAGTTTTTTAGCTCCCTCGATTAGCATTCTCCAAGCATACTACAA CAATCTTCTAGGAGTCTACAATGAAACTTTTCCAGATGAACCACCTTTCATGTTTGACTACACTGGGAATGTATCGGCCTTAGGGGAAGCTGCCAACGTGAGTACCGAAGTGTTGATGATTAACTATAATGAGGAGGTTGAAATAAGATTCCAAGGGACCAATTTGGGAGCAGCAGAGAATCACCCAATGCATTTACATGGCTATAGCTTTTATGTTGTTGGGATGGGTGATGGAAATTTCAGCGACTCCTATGTATCGGATTATAATCTAGTGGATCCGCCCTATGTTAACACCGTCGGACTCCCCAAAAATGGGTGGACATCGATCAGATTCAAAGCCGATAATCCAG GAGTGTGGTTCATGCACTGTCATTTAGAACGCCATGCGA TGGGAATGGACACAGTCCTCATCGTCGGAGACGGGAAGCTAAAGCATCAGAAGGTGTATCCGCCGCCCAGTTACATGCCTCCTTGTACCGTGTCTTAA
- the LOC120294098 gene encoding spidroin-1-like has product MQGNKHLNNQRNNKSFQNSPALFNCERRCHPNNETAIEKLHFEAKREVNLGADLSGVEREEDPAARAAKVALRGGQRRRGAAAGARWGAATRSVDADRLSGGFDGLFGIAAGEGGKDRRGFGLVSASGARGVVRAAVDRRGDLRTRDLRVRGVGEATAAGGMRRSNGGGVGARASSAGSAAAGKTRWSSAGSAARRSFG; this is encoded by the coding sequence ATGCAGGGGAATAAACATCTAAACAACCAAAGAAACAACAAGAGCTTTCAAAACTCTCCAGCACTTTTTAATTGCGAAAGAAGATGTCATCCAAATAACGAAACAGCTATAGAGAAGCTTCATTTCGAGGCAAAGAGAGAGGTAAACCTCGGAGCGGATCTGTCGGGCGTCGAGCGAGAGGAGGACCCGGCGGCAAGGGCAGCAAAGGTGGCTTTGCGGGGAGGGCAACGCAGGCGAGGCGCTGCAGCGGGGGCTCGGTGGGGCGCGGCGACGCGATCGGTCGACGCAGATCGGCTCAGCGGTGGCTTCGACGGGCTCTTTGGTATCGCGGCTGGTGAGGGCGGCAAGGATCGACGCGGCTTCGGGCTGGTGTCGGCGAGCGGAGCGAGGGGCGTCGTTCGGGCGGCGGTAGATCGGCGGGGAGATTTGCGGACGCGAGATTTGCGGGTTAGGGGCGTCGGCGAGGCAACGGCGGCGGGTGGAATGAGGCGATCGAACGGAGGCGGCGTCGGTGCTCGTGCGAGCTCGGCGGGGTCGGCGGCCGCGGGCAAAACCCGGTGGAGCTCGGCGGGGTCGGCGGCTCGGCGGAGCTTCGGATGA